The following proteins come from a genomic window of Shewanella halifaxensis HAW-EB4:
- a CDS encoding VOC family protein: MNVDQYFQGQPCWVELACLDINSCKSFYSALFGWEIIDMPVPQGTYSMLAIDGDDIGAMYQLPEEMVANGDTTQWTVYFAVENLDSTLVDVAGAGGTLIIGPHDVGEAGRMAIIQDPEGARFALWQAKNHIGAKRAAEPNTLCWVELACRDPELAKKFYPHVLSWGSRATNMQGMDYTEWQVGAQDVGGMLVMTEEWGDMPAHWMLYFTVESCDDKAVQVEQLGGTVCVPPTDIPNVGRFAVINDPDGGLFSVIELRMGN, from the coding sequence ATGAACGTTGACCAGTATTTTCAAGGCCAGCCCTGTTGGGTCGAGTTAGCCTGTTTGGATATCAATAGTTGTAAGTCGTTTTATAGCGCTCTATTTGGCTGGGAAATTATCGATATGCCCGTTCCACAAGGCACCTATAGCATGCTTGCTATCGATGGTGATGATATAGGTGCAATGTACCAGTTGCCCGAAGAGATGGTGGCTAACGGTGATACGACACAATGGACGGTATACTTTGCGGTTGAAAATCTCGACTCCACCCTAGTCGATGTCGCAGGGGCGGGGGGAACCTTGATTATTGGGCCGCATGATGTGGGTGAGGCTGGGCGTATGGCAATCATTCAAGATCCCGAAGGTGCAAGGTTTGCTCTGTGGCAAGCTAAAAACCATATCGGTGCTAAGCGTGCGGCAGAGCCTAACACCTTGTGCTGGGTAGAGCTTGCTTGTCGCGATCCTGAGCTGGCTAAAAAGTTTTATCCGCATGTGCTTAGCTGGGGCTCAAGAGCGACAAATATGCAAGGTATGGACTACACCGAGTGGCAAGTCGGTGCTCAGGATGTCGGTGGTATGTTGGTGATGACAGAAGAGTGGGGCGACATGCCGGCGCATTGGATGCTGTACTTTACGGTTGAGAGCTGCGATGACAAAGCTGTGCAAGTGGAGCAACTTGGTGGCACAGTGTGTGTGCCTCCAACAGATATTCCCAACGTGGGTCGCTTTGCGGTGATAAACGATCCCGATGGTGGTTTGTTTTCGGTTATAGAGCTACGAATGGGAAATTAG
- a CDS encoding efflux RND transporter permease subunit, translating into MLERIISASIKQRAMVLVLTAVIALIGYQAMRITPLDALPDLSDVQVIVKTSYPGQAPQLVEDQITYPLSTAMLAVPGAKTVRGFSMFGDSYVYIIFEDGTDIYWARSRVLEYLSQTQGQLPDNVTPTLGPDASGVGWVFQYALVDRKGQHDLAQLRSLQDWFLKLELQSVAGVSEVATIGGMEQSYQIIVDPHKLALYQIDLMTVKNALDNSNSSTGGSVIEMAEAEYMITSSGYRQTLADFEEIPLGIVSESGTPVLMKDVAQLRTGPAARRGIAELNGEGEVVGGIVVMRYGENALATINNVKDKLKEVENGLPDGVELVITYDRSELILNSVDNLTHKVLEEMLVVGVICLIFLLHARSTLVAIISLPISILISFIVMNIIGVNANIMSLGGIAIAIGAVVDAAIVMVENTHKHLEHYREQHDGATPTGEAHWELVRKASVEVGPALFFSLLIITLSFVPVFALEAQEGRLFHPLAYTKTFAMAASAILAITLIPVLMGYFVRGKIPDERKNPISRFLIAIYEPTLRLVLRFPKTTILLAMLTLASAVYPMTNIGSEFMPELEEGDLLYMPTTLPSVSAGKAAEILQQTDRLIKTIPEVKRVFGKVGRAMTATDPAPLTMLETTIMLNPRDTWREGMTLEGIIAELQKTVKVPGMTNAWVQPIKTRIDMLSTGVRTPVGIKISGADIEELQRIGTEIEAVVSKLPGTTSAFAQRTSGGRYIDIEPNLKNAARYGMTLKDIQDVVQMAIGGMQVGKSIQGQERYPINIRYPRELRDSIEKLEDLPVLTKTGKYLPLGNLASITISDGAPMLASENGRLISWVFVDLKDISIGEYITTARAALDEQIALPPRYSYSFAGQYEYMQRVEAKMQLVVPLMLAVIFMLLMMTFSSFIQASVIMLSLPFSLVGSAWLLYFLNFDFSVAVSVGMIALAGVAAEFGVVMQVYLNNSIRDRKLAGLYNKRSDLSEALIHGAVMRIRPKAMTVATIFFGLLPIMWGSGTGNEVMQKIAAPMVGGMVTAPLLSLFVIPAIYLLIYGRSLNRE; encoded by the coding sequence ATGTTAGAAAGAATTATCAGCGCCTCGATTAAACAGCGGGCGATGGTGTTAGTACTTACTGCGGTGATTGCCTTAATCGGTTATCAAGCGATGCGCATAACACCACTGGATGCACTACCAGACTTGTCTGATGTGCAGGTTATCGTAAAAACATCTTACCCGGGGCAAGCGCCGCAGCTCGTTGAAGATCAGATCACCTACCCATTATCGACAGCTATGCTGGCGGTACCGGGCGCGAAAACGGTTCGCGGCTTCTCTATGTTTGGAGACTCCTATGTCTATATCATTTTTGAAGATGGTACCGACATCTATTGGGCGCGATCTCGAGTATTAGAGTATCTGTCACAGACTCAAGGACAGCTGCCCGATAACGTTACGCCAACTTTAGGGCCCGATGCTTCGGGTGTCGGCTGGGTGTTTCAATACGCCTTAGTCGACCGTAAAGGACAGCACGACTTAGCTCAGCTGCGCTCTTTACAAGACTGGTTTTTAAAACTAGAGCTACAGAGTGTGGCTGGCGTATCTGAAGTGGCCACCATTGGCGGCATGGAGCAGTCCTATCAGATCATCGTCGACCCACATAAATTAGCCCTATATCAAATTGATCTGATGACGGTAAAAAATGCCTTAGATAACTCCAATAGCTCTACTGGCGGCTCCGTTATCGAAATGGCTGAAGCCGAATACATGATCACCTCGTCAGGCTATCGCCAAACCTTGGCCGATTTTGAGGAGATCCCACTAGGAATAGTGTCTGAATCAGGTACCCCTGTACTGATGAAAGATGTGGCGCAGTTGCGTACGGGCCCTGCAGCCCGTCGCGGCATTGCCGAACTTAACGGTGAAGGCGAAGTCGTGGGTGGCATTGTTGTCATGCGTTATGGCGAAAACGCCCTCGCAACCATCAATAATGTTAAAGACAAGCTCAAAGAGGTTGAAAATGGCCTACCCGATGGGGTTGAGTTAGTGATCACTTACGATCGCTCTGAACTCATTCTCAACTCGGTAGATAACCTCACTCATAAAGTGCTGGAAGAGATGCTTGTGGTCGGGGTGATCTGCCTAATCTTCTTGCTGCATGCCCGCTCGACATTAGTTGCGATCATCTCACTGCCAATATCGATTCTAATCAGCTTTATCGTGATGAATATAATTGGGGTAAACGCTAATATCATGAGTCTAGGCGGTATTGCCATCGCCATTGGTGCCGTTGTGGATGCTGCCATTGTGATGGTCGAAAACACCCATAAACACCTAGAGCACTACCGAGAACAGCATGATGGCGCCACACCTACGGGTGAAGCGCATTGGGAGTTGGTGCGCAAGGCCTCGGTAGAGGTTGGGCCAGCGCTGTTTTTCAGCTTGCTGATTATCACTCTAAGCTTCGTACCCGTGTTTGCCTTAGAAGCGCAAGAGGGGCGCCTGTTCCATCCACTAGCCTATACCAAAACCTTTGCCATGGCGGCGAGTGCGATATTGGCGATCACCTTAATTCCAGTATTAATGGGCTATTTCGTTCGCGGTAAGATCCCCGATGAGCGTAAAAACCCGATTAGCCGGTTTTTAATTGCGATATACGAACCCACACTTCGTCTAGTATTACGCTTTCCAAAAACAACCATTTTGCTAGCGATGCTCACCTTAGCAAGCGCCGTATATCCGATGACAAACATTGGTAGCGAGTTTATGCCTGAGCTTGAAGAGGGTGATCTGCTCTATATGCCAACGACACTCCCAAGTGTCAGTGCTGGTAAAGCGGCGGAAATCTTGCAGCAAACCGACAGACTGATAAAAACCATCCCAGAAGTTAAACGGGTATTTGGTAAGGTCGGTCGCGCTATGACCGCAACGGATCCAGCGCCATTAACCATGTTAGAGACCACTATCATGCTTAACCCGAGAGATACTTGGCGTGAAGGCATGACACTGGAAGGCATTATCGCCGAACTGCAAAAAACCGTAAAAGTGCCGGGGATGACCAATGCTTGGGTGCAGCCGATCAAGACCCGTATCGATATGCTTTCAACGGGTGTCAGAACCCCTGTAGGCATCAAAATATCTGGGGCTGATATCGAGGAGCTACAACGCATTGGTACCGAGATAGAAGCGGTTGTCAGTAAGTTACCCGGAACGACATCAGCATTTGCCCAACGAACCAGTGGTGGCCGCTATATAGATATTGAGCCCAACCTAAAAAATGCCGCCCGTTACGGAATGACGCTCAAAGACATTCAAGACGTGGTGCAGATGGCGATTGGCGGCATGCAGGTAGGAAAATCGATTCAAGGCCAAGAGCGCTATCCTATCAATATCCGCTACCCAAGGGAGTTACGCGATAGTATTGAAAAGCTCGAAGACCTGCCTGTACTCACTAAGACAGGAAAATACCTGCCTTTGGGTAATCTTGCTAGCATCACTATTAGTGACGGCGCACCAATGCTTGCCAGCGAAAATGGCCGCTTAATTAGCTGGGTATTTGTCGATCTGAAAGATATCTCTATCGGCGAGTACATCACTACCGCAAGAGCAGCACTAGATGAGCAGATCGCCTTGCCACCGCGTTACAGCTATAGCTTTGCAGGGCAATATGAGTATATGCAGCGCGTAGAAGCCAAGATGCAGCTGGTTGTACCGTTAATGCTAGCGGTCATTTTCATGTTATTGATGATGACATTTAGCTCATTTATTCAGGCTTCGGTGATCATGCTAAGCCTACCCTTCTCACTCGTGGGTAGCGCTTGGTTACTGTACTTTTTAAACTTCGACTTCTCCGTAGCGGTATCGGTGGGGATGATCGCGCTTGCCGGTGTTGCCGCCGAGTTTGGCGTAGTCATGCAAGTTTATTTGAACAACAGTATTAGGGACCGAAAGCTCGCAGGGCTATATAACAAGCGCAGCGACTTAAGCGAAGCGCTTATTCACGGCGCGGTTATGCGTATTCGTCCTAAAGCCATGACGGTAGCCACCATCTTCTTTGGCTTATTACCTATCATGTGGGGCAGTGGTACGGGTAATGAAGTGATGCAAAAGATTGCCGCGCCTATGGTCGGTGGCATGGTCACCGCACCGCTGCTGTCGCTGTTTGTGATCCCAGCGATCTACCTGCTGATCTATGGCAGATCCTTAAACAGGGAGTAG
- a CDS encoding efflux RND transporter periplasmic adaptor subunit — protein sequence MSFFISKKMRQTTVCALSLVMASTPLMGFSQTTETTNSKQAQAHQHESSQHESEYYCPMHPEVTSHEPGRCPECKMFLVKDEANSSTSEAAAIVENYYCPMHPEVTSHEPGRCPECKMFLVKEEEEETLPDEHVGHNHADKQHKNSQQQTNKTAADKILSKPKPTLIPAAQSNGDGNIKYVCPMHPHVVSDVPGTCPICGMDLEKVTIGGVGEEVVVGVSGGMQQALGMRSEEVTQGTLWKLVKTIGTVEYNENAIGHSHTRVNGWIETLKVHNVGQRVKKGQLLYELYSPELINAQDDYMQAMDYLKQDKDRGQALLRKARLRLELLGVSSDTIKQLERTGKTIYRVPFYAEQDGFISKLTVRHGMYVQPGDTLFEIVDLSSVWVIADVFENEQSWLEQGRPVEVTSAAQGLFDIESSIDYIYPELDPVSRAMRVRIKLDNPDKLLKPGTLVDVKLFGGPKQEVLSIPTEALILTGRENRVVVQRDDNRFASVPVKVGMIAQGKAEIIEGLQVGDKVIVSGQFLLDSEASIQGSLQRLSGSNSGSNSNSSAASDPHANH from the coding sequence ATGAGTTTTTTTATATCAAAAAAAATGCGACAAACTACAGTTTGTGCACTGAGTTTAGTGATGGCATCTACCCCGCTAATGGGGTTCAGCCAAACAACTGAAACAACTAACAGTAAACAGGCTCAAGCTCACCAGCATGAATCAAGTCAACATGAGTCTGAGTACTACTGCCCCATGCACCCTGAGGTGACCAGCCATGAGCCCGGTCGCTGTCCAGAATGTAAGATGTTCCTCGTGAAAGACGAAGCTAATAGTAGTACTTCTGAAGCAGCCGCTATAGTCGAAAACTACTACTGCCCCATGCACCCTGAAGTGACCAGTCATGAGCCCGGTCGCTGTCCAGAATGTAAGATGTTCCTCGTAAAAGAGGAAGAAGAGGAAACTCTCCCTGATGAGCATGTTGGTCATAACCACGCTGATAAACAACACAAGAACTCTCAACAGCAGACCAATAAAACTGCAGCTGATAAGATCTTAAGTAAGCCCAAGCCTACTCTTATACCTGCTGCACAGAGTAACGGTGACGGCAACATCAAGTATGTTTGCCCGATGCACCCTCATGTTGTCTCTGATGTACCTGGCACCTGTCCAATATGCGGCATGGATCTGGAAAAAGTCACTATCGGTGGTGTCGGCGAAGAGGTTGTCGTCGGTGTTTCTGGCGGAATGCAGCAAGCGCTCGGCATGCGCAGTGAAGAGGTTACACAAGGCACCCTATGGAAGCTGGTCAAAACTATCGGCACGGTAGAGTACAACGAGAATGCCATAGGTCACAGCCACACACGCGTTAACGGTTGGATAGAAACCTTAAAGGTGCATAACGTCGGCCAGCGAGTAAAGAAGGGGCAATTACTTTATGAGCTTTATTCACCAGAGCTCATCAATGCTCAAGACGATTACATGCAAGCGATGGACTACCTTAAGCAAGATAAAGATCGCGGCCAAGCGTTGCTTCGCAAGGCGCGTTTACGCCTTGAGTTATTAGGGGTTAGCTCTGACACGATTAAACAGTTGGAACGCACTGGAAAAACCATTTATCGCGTGCCATTTTATGCAGAGCAAGACGGTTTTATCAGTAAATTAACTGTGCGTCATGGCATGTATGTACAACCTGGCGATACCCTATTTGAGATTGTTGACTTAAGCAGTGTCTGGGTCATCGCCGATGTGTTTGAGAATGAGCAGAGCTGGCTAGAGCAAGGTCGCCCTGTGGAGGTGACTTCTGCCGCTCAAGGGCTTTTCGATATCGAGTCAAGCATTGACTATATCTATCCAGAACTGGATCCCGTATCGCGCGCAATGCGAGTCAGGATCAAGCTAGACAATCCCGATAAGCTTCTCAAGCCCGGCACCTTAGTCGATGTAAAACTGTTCGGAGGTCCGAAGCAGGAAGTGCTATCGATTCCAACTGAAGCGCTGATCCTCACTGGCCGCGAAAATCGTGTCGTAGTACAACGTGACGATAACCGCTTTGCTTCTGTTCCGGTCAAAGTGGGTATGATTGCCCAAGGTAAGGCTGAAATTATTGAAGGCCTTCAGGTCGGCGATAAAGTGATTGTCTCTGGTCAGTTCTTACTGGATTCAGAAGCCAGTATTCAAGGTAGCTTACAGCGCTTAAGTGGCAGTAACAGTGGCAGTAACAGCAATAGCAGCGCAGCTAGCGATCCACACGCAAACCATTAA
- a CDS encoding heavy metal-binding domain-containing protein: MKTLISLALSALLFLSWTGTATANEHHNGAHKSQHAVQSQDYACPMHPEVTGVKGDSCPKCGMDLEAAKTATKGHAKNCDSCPNKESCPNKANKHHQHMSKHTHACPMNPAITGKAGESCPKCGMDLEPIAKTDNAKNCDSCPNKESCPNKANKHHKHMSKHTHACPMNPAITGQAGDSCPKCGMDLEPIATGDKATKSDHMHH; the protein is encoded by the coding sequence GGTACAGCAACAGCAAATGAGCACCATAATGGTGCCCATAAAAGCCAGCATGCTGTACAAAGCCAAGATTATGCTTGCCCTATGCACCCTGAAGTAACTGGCGTTAAAGGTGATTCTTGCCCTAAATGCGGCATGGACTTAGAAGCAGCTAAAACTGCGACTAAAGGCCACGCTAAAAACTGTGATTCTTGCCCCAATAAAGAGTCGTGCCCTAATAAAGCTAACAAGCACCACCAACATATGAGCAAGCATACCCATGCATGCCCTATGAACCCGGCTATTACTGGCAAAGCAGGCGAGAGCTGCCCTAAGTGCGGCATGGACCTAGAACCTATCGCAAAAACCGATAACGCTAAAAACTGTGACTCTTGCCCTAACAAAGAGTCGTGCCCTAATAAAGCTAACAAGCACCACAAGCATATGAGCAAGCATACCCATGCATGCCCAATGAACCCAGCTATTACAGGTCAAGCAGGCGATAGCTGCCCTAAATGTGGTATGGACTTAGAACCTATCGCGACAGGCGATAAAGCGACTAAATCTGATCACATGCATCACTAA